The sequence below is a genomic window from Iodobacter fluviatilis.
CGCTGGACATTGGATTCTTAGCGGGGAAGGCACGAACGCGTCTTGTCGGCATATTTGGAGCTGCCGACAGTGGTAAGACGTCGCTGTTAGGCGCTTGGTTTCTCCTTCTTGCTCGTGACGTCAGTCCTGAGGCAGTATCGTTCGCTGGTTCTCTGACGTTGGAAGGATGGGAAAACATTGCAGGTAGCTTACGTTGGAATGCAACACATGGACCCGCCTTCCCGCCTCACACCTCAAGTGGAGCTGGCCGAAATCCAGGCTTACTGCACTTGAGTCTACAAGTGTGCGATGCCAGGCGTGACATCCTTTTTGCGGATGCGCCAGGCGAATGGTTCAGTCGATGGGCCGTACGTCGCGATGCTGAGGATGCCGCTGGAGCTCTTTGGCTTTCAGATACCTCAGATGTGCTTATTCTTGTGGTTGATTCAGAAGCACTCAGCGGAGCCAGCCGCGGTGTAGTAAGGAAAAATCTTTTTTCTCTGTTGCGAAGAGTTGGCGCAGAACGGCGCGGCAGGCCGATTGCACTCGTCTGGACCAAGAGTGATGTAAATGTTGATGAGCAGATGCGTCTGTCAGTAACTCAAGCTGCAGACCTGTCCCTTGGTCGTTACTCCACCTTTAACGTTAGTATGCATCCTGCTAAGGGTCAGAGGCCTCACAACAGAGGTCAGGGACTTATTGAGCTCTTCGAGTGGGCCCTGACTGTAGCAGAGTCCACCTTTGACAAGCAGGTAGAGTCTGATCCTGAACGCGAACTACTGCGTTTGGTCGGGGGCGTCAATGTTTGATATAACTCTGCAGATTGCCGTTTTCGGTGAATCCAACGTTGGCAAGAGCCACTATGGTGCCCAGCTCATAGGACGGTTGAACGCCGAAACAGGTACCATGCGCATGCGTGGTGCTGCCCCAGATATTTCAGCTTTCGATGACGTGGCTCAATCGCTCAGCGGTGGAGTTCCTGGCGCGCATACAGCTGCAGGCACCTATACAGAGACCCTATTGCCGATCCTAACCGAAGGCAATATTGCAATTGACTTATATTGGCCAGACTATGCCGGCGAACAGGTCAGCCAGCTCCTTGAAGAGCGACGCATCCCCGCATCTTGGCAACAGCGCGTCGAGACCGCAGATGGATGGATTTTGATGATTAGGGCTAAGAGCGCACCCCTAATAGAAGATATTTTTTCTAGGCCGCTTGGCGACCTCCGGTCATCCCGACCTGATATGGGTGTTGTCGATCGCTCCCCACAAGTTCGGCTTGTGGAGTTGCTACAAATGCTTCTGTACACAACTCACAAGCGCACTGGTATGGACAAACCGGCTCTGGTGGTTCTTCTGACGTGTTGGGATGAGCTTCAAGTACAAAAAGGCACGACCCCAGAGCAGGTGTTGAACCAAAAACTGCCTCTACTTGCTGCATTTATTCGCAATAATTGGATCGAGCCCCGCAGGCTTGTACTTGGTCTGTCCGCGACCGAAGTCACGCTTTCCAAGGACTCTCCAAATCAGGACTTCATCAATAAGGGCGCTGAGCATATGGGATGGGTAGTCAGTACAGACGGGACACTCTCGAAAGACCTTACTTCCCCAGTTTCGTTGCTTGCAAAGGCAATTCAGAGTTGATGCGTATTTATAAGGCATGGTATGGGCCCAAAGGAGGGCACGCGTTCCTGTTCTCAACGGAGCCCAGTTTACAGCTTGTCTTTCGCCAAGCGGCTTGGATTACAGATCTTCCTGGAACTGTTCCGACGGGCTTGCAATGGCAGCCCTATTTTCGCACTGCTATTCATGACGATTACTTCGTAATAATTCACACTCGGAGCAGCCGCGACACAACTCGCGCAGGCATGGTTGATTCAGTTGCCGCTTTTATCCCACTAACTGACTTATCTCTTGTCCCAGATCTTCGCGAGCTGGCCAACAACCTCCGCGAATCTCATGATAGTGACGACCGTAAGCCTTTTGTGCCAATTACTCAAACGGCGACGGCTCCAGCTAATGTTCATTCCCCGCTCTTGCTTACGATGGCGAATTCGCTCATCTCAACGAAGCAACGCCCGGTCATACACATCGGCCAGGAGGGGTTCGACGACATCATGCTCAATCTTCTTCAAGTCGTACCCAAGCAGCTACGCCGTGAGATTATCTTTAGCTTGAGTTTTTCACCGGAGGACACCGGAGCATCTTTTGCAATTGCAGTCCCCAATGAGCTGGCCTCTCGGTATCCGCAAGGGCAAATACTTTCCATTTTAAGCGAGCCACCCAGTACAGCCGTAGCCGCTCTGCTGAACATGCCGGATTGCAGCTCGTTGCTGAACTTTGGTGAGATGGCTGATTTCGACATACCGTCAGCGAGTTCCCTTATCCTCTTGGAGCAGGCCTTTCAATTGTGGAGGGGAGCTATCACTGTTAGCGACGAAATTACACTTGTGCGTTTGCTAGCGGCGAAGTCAGGGGATACAGAACAAGCAAGTGATGTCCGCAAGAGGGCTCTGGACAGACTTACTTCCATGTCTGGGCAGTGGACTCCGGCCGACGTGCTTTCGATGCGCAATTTACAACTGGAGCGTTTCGACTCCCATGAGTTCACCGTAGCAGTGGAAACATGGGTAAGAAACTGTGCGGCCAACATAGCAAAAACCGAAGACGATTGTCGCCTATTCGGGCATGCTGTCCGTAGCGCAGCACAACAAAACTGGTGGAATACCCAAGTGCATGCTGGGTATATGTCTGCAATCAATGCCAACAGCTCCGGCATCGCAGCTCTTGCATGGGAGACTATCAAGAAGGAGCCTGAATCCATTGATGCAGCCTTGGCGTTCTTTAATATTCAAAACCAACTCAAAGCATTGGTGAGCTCCGTTCCTGTAGCTCTGCCATCGCTCATAGCTGATGCTATTGCACAAAAAAGCGCAAACATTGGAGCATGGCAGCTCTGCGGGGTCGCATTGGCTGCAGCACATACACCGTCAAAAGCCCTAGCTGCTGTTTTGGCGCTAGCTCCTTACAATGGCGCTCGACGTGTTGCTATTGAGTCTTCGTTGTCGAGGGCTTCGTCAAATGAATGCATCGTTATTGCTGTGCGTGAGGACATTGAAGAAGTCACGACTCTTGTAGCTAATATCGTCATTGCTAATCCAGAACGTCTGCGCGATCTCGATTGGACTTCGCTAGTTTGGTTCGACATTTTGGATCAAGTAATTGCTGGAGGTGGGATTCTGGCCATTGAGGAAGCAGATAGATTGCTAGGACTGCAGACTATTATCCAACGAGGTGAAGGATCGGTCCGTGTCTGGGGGCCACTAGTTAGAGCAAGACTTGCGGATCTATCTCATGTAATGAACAGGTCAGATGCTTGGAAACTTATTCCTGAGAATTTGACGACAGCTATCCTCAAGTTAACCGCAGAGGGATGGTTATCGGGTGTACTAAACGGAACAGCCAGTGTTGTCGGGCTGGAAGAACCATTGCGCAGCGAAGCGACGTCTGGGCTCAAAGGCAACATGGTGCTGCTTTCTATAGCGCAAAAATCTTCTGCACAGTTCATCAATATCATCAACGAGCTTTACCCTCAGAGTGACAATGATTGCGTCGCACTGCTCAATTCAATGTCGCACAGCCATGATTATCGCCTAGCACCAGCTCTCGCAAAGTCGCTGGGCCAACTAATTCAAGATCGTAGCTGGCGGTCCGCAGCTGCACACTCCGCCAACATTGTGCGCTTACGTGATGATTTCCAACCCCTTTGCAGGGAGTGTTTGAACATCATGCCATTGTGGGATTGCATCACCTTAAGTTGGAAAATGGGAGACTCGGTTCAAATATCCCCCGATGATGCATGGCAGATGTTTGAGCAAACGCTGGCAGAGCTCTATTCTCAGGGACCAACCCACAATGAAATTTGGAGTCGCTGCGGGGGTAAAGACGAACATCTAAGTTCAGAAGGCAATGGTATTGCTCAATGGCATCGCTGTATTAAACATGTGCGTGCGGGAAATGGCCCAGATGCATTGAATCTCCTACAAACTGCACTACGTGACTTCAGTGAAAATGCTGTTCTGAAAGTTCTGCGTGACAGCCACTCATTAAAGTGAATTGATAAAAATGAATAAATCCTTCCATTCTGGACGTGCACTTATTATCGGCATTGGTGAGTATGACTCACTCAGTTCTCTTGGTGTTGAGCCAATCAACGACGCTGACGGAGTTGCTAACATCCTCACCAGTTCCAAGTACTGTGGTTATCTCCAAGAAAATGTGCAGGTTCTTCGCAATGGTGACGCGTCTAAGATATCTATTGTCAATGGACTCAAAAAACTGGCTACTGAAACGCAAACTGGTGACACAGTAATCGTTTATTTCTCTGGGCATGGCGCGCAGCGGATGACGGGACAAGACATCGGTACGTATTTATGTCCTCCAGAGTTCGAAGGATCTCGCCCCCGCCAAACAGGAGTAGAGGCCGAAGAGTTTTCAGAACTACTCAAGAAGATCCCTGCTGAACGTCTATTGGTCCTTATCGACACTTGTCATTCAGGGGCTGCGGCACGCATCAAAGGACCATTCGATGAAATCACCAAGTGGGCATTTGGAGGCCCGAAACTTGATTCCCTTGCTCAAGGGAAAGGGCGCGTCATCATTTCAGCAAGCGCAGCTCACGAAACCTCGCTCATCCTTGGAATTCATCGCAATAGCCTCTTTACGCACTTTCTTCTCAAAGGATTACAGGGGGAAGTGGATGATCGCTCCGATGGCTTCATTCGAGTTTTAGATCTTTTCCATTATCTTGCAGAGCAAGTATCGACAACACGCAAGTCTCAGAATCCAGTACTGACGACACATACGCAAGACAACTTTCCTGTTGCCCTGCATAAGGGGGGAAGTTTCAAATCTGAAGTGGAGGTTGCTGTATTGGTCGCATCCACTGTAAGTACTGCCCCCCTCCGAGATGTGGAAGATGTGATGGTCGACCTCTATCCATTAGGTCCACTCGACCGTGAAATCTGGTCCCGTTCTGGTGGCGATGTCGCTAATTTGCGCATAGGAAGTACCGGGCGGGCAGGCTGGCATGCAGCACTTCGCTTGCTGACCCAAGGAGGTGGCGGGGCTAATATCACCATTCGCAGTTTGCTAATGGAAGCATTAAGTGAGTACGGGGCCAATTCAAACCTCAAGCGTTTGCACGATATCATTTAGACAGCAGTCCCAAAATGACTGGCAGCTTTACTATCGAAACTCGTCACTCATGTTGTCGACGAACCCGCGTCGGCAATGGGGTATAAACTGCCAGAATTTCTCCTGTAGCATCATCGCCCGACAGCATCGATCCATAATCGGTAACAATGGGAAGCAATAGACCATAAGTTTCTCAACTTATGGGTCTATCTACAAAAGCGGTAGGCCAAGTAATTTGAATGTCCTAATGTCTAAAAACGGAGCTCCGCCAACAATCCATAAGTAGTCACTTACCCGACAATCGAATAATTCATGATTATAGGACTCGGTGGCAGAGGCTCCTTATTAAAAAAATAAATCATTGAAAGCTCAATTACGCAGAATTAGTTTTCAAGTGCCGCAATAAAATGAATTCCCGTTTTTTTGACCAATGCTTCATAGCTAATAACACCTTGAAGCTTGGCTTCATTCTGGTTATCGACCCAATATGCCCATGATTTACCCGCGGTTGGGTCATAAACTAACTTATACAAGGCACTCGGCACCCAAACATGAGTCATGCTCGGATCTGCTGTTTTTCCATTTTCAAAAAAAGGCCCAGTAATAACGTACACATCGCTGCTAGCGCGCATGACATATTTACGCACAGCTTTTTCTACAGATTTAGCCCAAACGCCACGGTTATTTTCCGGGGCTTGCGGCACCATATTCGCCAGTGAAAAACTCTGTGCCATTGCTTCTGGGGTGGGCATATCCCCCGCAGGCGCCATGTGCCCTCGGTCATAACCAGTACCTTTATAATCTTCGAGTGTGGCACGCTCAGAAAAAGGTAGTCGTGCTTCTGAATAAAAGCGGTTTGTTCGCTGTTCACCTTGTGCTTCCTGTAACTGTTGCTTGTTGAGGCGTTCGGCAACAAACAGCGGCGTATGCGTTAGACCTGAATGATAAACCGCAAATGTGGAAAAGCAGATGGCGCGACCTTTCCACTCTGAGCTTAGGACTTTGGGTGGTGTCCGGTTATAGAAGAATTCAGGGCACGCTTTGAATTCACCTTCATTGCTAGGGGTGGTTTTTTCTGAGGTACGTTTTGGGTTGAAACTCAGAGCAGGTAATTCAGCCTGAATCTGTTGAATATGGATGACTGCATACTGGATTAAATGTCGGCCCTTCGGAGAGAAATGCAAATAACCGGCTGTAACGAGGGCAACTGTAAATATCAGGGGAAATCTCATAACGTATTTTGTCTTTATTTTTCAGTACTGAATATGCGATTGTGCGCAAATATTCAAACAGATTAGAGGTTAACTTGGCATCATCATTTGCAATGATTAATCAGTCTCAAACTGCTTTTACAACAGGCAAATCTTCCCAGCGTGTAGTCCAATATGGCGATAAGGTTTTTTGCCGCATTTTCCAGCCCTGATTAAATCCTGCACTAGCCACTCGAATTGAACCGCGCCCCCATTGTCGATTAATGTCATCCATCACTTTATTGAGTGCGGCGCGTTTGATGGGGTCTGCGGTTTGTAGGAATAAGTGGCCTTGCACCGCCGTATGAGGTTGCAAGTCACACAGCATCACACCTGCTTTAGCATAGGTAAAGCCAGTTCGGTAGATACGTTTGAGTACCCACATCGCGGCGCGAGTCAGTAGTAAGGTATCGTCACTGGCTTGCGTGAGTGGAATCAGAATGTGCTGGCTGTATTGCGGGTCTTTAGGGCGAAATGGATTAGTGCGAATAAACACCGCTAAACTGCCCGCCACTGAACCTTGTTTACGCAGTTTTTCAGCGGCACGTGAGATGTAGGTGCTGATGGCTTCACCCAATTCTTGTTCGGTATAGATTGCTTGACCAAAGCTGCGTGAGCACAGGATTTGCTGCTTGTCGGGGGTCGATTCTTCCAGTTCAATACTCGGGATGCCACGTAACTCATGCACTGTGCGTTGCACGACGACGCTGTAGCGTTTCCGAATTTGCTCGGCGTTCGCTGCTCGCAAATCCGCAATGGTATGAACTCCTTCCCGAGCCAACCTTTCTGATATTTTGCGACCAATACCCCAGACTTCGCTTGCATCCATGGATTGCATTTGCTCAGTTTGTTGGCTTTCACTGAGTTTCTGCCATTCGCACACCCCATCAAATGGTGCTTGTTTCTTGGCGATGTGATTGGCGAGTTTAGCGAGGGTTTTGGTCGGCGCAATCCCAACGCAAACGGGTAAGCCAGTCCATTGCAACACGGTTTGGCGGATGTCTTGCGCCAGTTTGGTATGATCTTGTAATTGACCGTCAAAACTCAGAAAACACTCATCAATGCTGTAAATTTCTTGGTTTGGGCTAAAGCGGCTCAGTATCGTCATCACCCGATGGCTCATATCGGCATACAGCGCGTAATTGCTGCTGCGCGCGATGATGCCTTCTTGCTGGGCAAAATCACGCAATTGATGCCAGGGAGCTCCCATCTTAATGCCCAATGCTTTCACTTCGGCACTACGCGCCACCACACAACCATCATTATTTGATAACACCACCACAGGTTTGCCCATCAACTTAGGTTCAAACACCCGTTGGCAGGACACGTAGAAGTTGTTCACATCGACCAAGGCAATCATCGCGGCTTCACTATCCATGCCGTAACCACGCCCCAAATTGACAACTCTTGTTCATCGCCAATGACGATGGGTGGATAGGCCGGATTCTCTGCAATCAATGCCAAACGTTGATTTCGGCAATACAGCCGCTTCACGGTAAAGTCATTATCAATCACCGCCACGACAATATCGCCATGCTTGGCGCTTAAGGCACGGTCAACAATCAGCGTTGCAGCATTAGGAATCGAGTGCTCTGCAATTGGGCTGACCATGCTGTCGCCTGAAACAGTAAAATAAAAAGTTGCTTCGGCATGCTGAACATAGCGCAAGTTTAAATCTACACGTTCTTCCGCCCAGTCTTCGGCAGGGGATGGAAAACCTGCTGAAACAGATACGCCCATAAGGGGGATCAGCATTAATGGCGGCTCAAGCATAGCCGGAATCGGAGGGTGCAAATGTAGTGACATCGGATTATCCTGAAACCATCTGAATCAGAATATTATAGAACGAACGTTCTCTTTTATGTGCGTAAACTACATTCCAATTCCTAAACGGCTGGTACTCAGCCATTTTGCCGCGGCCGAACCGCAAGCTGACTGGCCTGATGAAGTCTGGCAGGACTACGCTGCGCCAATGATTGTGCATGGTCGGCAAGGGCGACAAGCCGTGGTGGCGAACTATGGCTTCTTGCCCAAAGTAAAACTTCCCCAAGGTGCACGCTACAGTACGATGAACGCACGTGCAGAAACGATTGGCCAAGTTAAGAGCTATCGATATGCATGGCAACGTAGTCAGCTTTGCCTCATACCAATGCAGGGATTTTTTGAACCATGTTACGAATCAGGCAAAGCAGTGCGGCATAAA
It includes:
- a CDS encoding LexA family protein; this encodes MSLHLHPPIPAMLEPPLMLIPLMGVSVSAGFPSPAEDWAEERVDLNLRYVQHAEATFYFTVSGDSMVSPIAEHSIPNAATLIVDRALSAKHGDIVVAVIDNDFTVKRLYCRNQRLALIAENPAYPPIVIGDEQELSIWGVVTAWIVKPR
- a CDS encoding DNA/RNA non-specific endonuclease, giving the protein MRFPLIFTVALVTAGYLHFSPKGRHLIQYAVIHIQQIQAELPALSFNPKRTSEKTTPSNEGEFKACPEFFYNRTPPKVLSSEWKGRAICFSTFAVYHSGLTHTPLFVAERLNKQQLQEAQGEQRTNRFYSEARLPFSERATLEDYKGTGYDRGHMAPAGDMPTPEAMAQSFSLANMVPQAPENNRGVWAKSVEKAVRKYVMRASSDVYVITGPFFENGKTADPSMTHVWVPSALYKLVYDPTAGKSWAYWVDNQNEAKLQGVISYEALVKKTGIHFIAALEN
- a CDS encoding caspase family protein, whose protein sequence is MNKSFHSGRALIIGIGEYDSLSSLGVEPINDADGVANILTSSKYCGYLQENVQVLRNGDASKISIVNGLKKLATETQTGDTVIVYFSGHGAQRMTGQDIGTYLCPPEFEGSRPRQTGVEAEEFSELLKKIPAERLLVLIDTCHSGAAARIKGPFDEITKWAFGGPKLDSLAQGKGRVIISASAAHETSLILGIHRNSLFTHFLLKGLQGEVDDRSDGFIRVLDLFHYLAEQVSTTRKSQNPVLTTHTQDNFPVALHKGGSFKSEVEVAVLVASTVSTAPLRDVEDVMVDLYPLGPLDREIWSRSGGDVANLRIGSTGRAGWHAALRLLTQGGGGANITIRSLLMEALSEYGANSNLKRLHDII
- a CDS encoding SOS response-associated peptidase produces the protein MCVNYIPIPKRLVLSHFAAAEPQADWPDEVWQDYAAPMIVHGRQGRQAVVANYGFLPKVKLPQGARYSTMNARAETIGQVKSYRYAWQRSQLCLIPMQGFFEPCYESGKAVRHKISLLNDVPFAVAGLWRAWEEDNGRRSYSFTQITINADEHSLMKRMHKPDDEKRNLVIISEADYDAWLGCKSIELARTFLKNYPAQLMCAAEQAVPKKPSKNSTQQKSLF
- a CDS encoding TRAFAC clade GTPase domain-containing protein, with the translated sequence MGALDIGFLAGKARTRLVGIFGAADSGKTSLLGAWFLLLARDVSPEAVSFAGSLTLEGWENIAGSLRWNATHGPAFPPHTSSGAGRNPGLLHLSLQVCDARRDILFADAPGEWFSRWAVRRDAEDAAGALWLSDTSDVLILVVDSEALSGASRGVVRKNLFSLLRRVGAERRGRPIALVWTKSDVNVDEQMRLSVTQAADLSLGRYSTFNVSMHPAKGQRPHNRGQGLIELFEWALTVAESTFDKQVESDPERELLRLVGGVNV
- a CDS encoding Y-family DNA polymerase translates to MDSEAAMIALVDVNNFYVSCQRVFEPKLMGKPVVVLSNNDGCVVARSAEVKALGIKMGAPWHQLRDFAQQEGIIARSSNYALYADMSHRVMTILSRFSPNQEIYSIDECFLSFDGQLQDHTKLAQDIRQTVLQWTGLPVCVGIAPTKTLAKLANHIAKKQAPFDGVCEWQKLSESQQTEQMQSMDASEVWGIGRKISERLAREGVHTIADLRAANAEQIRKRYSVVVQRTVHELRGIPSIELEESTPDKQQILCSRSFGQAIYTEQELGEAISTYISRAAEKLRKQGSVAGSLAVFIRTNPFRPKDPQYSQHILIPLTQASDDTLLLTRAAMWVLKRIYRTGFTYAKAGVMLCDLQPHTAVQGHLFLQTADPIKRAALNKVMDDINRQWGRGSIRVASAGFNQGWKMRQKTLSPYWTTRWEDLPVVKAV
- a CDS encoding TRAFAC clade GTPase domain-containing protein; this encodes MFDITLQIAVFGESNVGKSHYGAQLIGRLNAETGTMRMRGAAPDISAFDDVAQSLSGGVPGAHTAAGTYTETLLPILTEGNIAIDLYWPDYAGEQVSQLLEERRIPASWQQRVETADGWILMIRAKSAPLIEDIFSRPLGDLRSSRPDMGVVDRSPQVRLVELLQMLLYTTHKRTGMDKPALVVLLTCWDELQVQKGTTPEQVLNQKLPLLAAFIRNNWIEPRRLVLGLSATEVTLSKDSPNQDFINKGAEHMGWVVSTDGTLSKDLTSPVSLLAKAIQS
- a CDS encoding GAP1-N1 domain-containing protein, yielding MRIYKAWYGPKGGHAFLFSTEPSLQLVFRQAAWITDLPGTVPTGLQWQPYFRTAIHDDYFVIIHTRSSRDTTRAGMVDSVAAFIPLTDLSLVPDLRELANNLRESHDSDDRKPFVPITQTATAPANVHSPLLLTMANSLISTKQRPVIHIGQEGFDDIMLNLLQVVPKQLRREIIFSLSFSPEDTGASFAIAVPNELASRYPQGQILSILSEPPSTAVAALLNMPDCSSLLNFGEMADFDIPSASSLILLEQAFQLWRGAITVSDEITLVRLLAAKSGDTEQASDVRKRALDRLTSMSGQWTPADVLSMRNLQLERFDSHEFTVAVETWVRNCAANIAKTEDDCRLFGHAVRSAAQQNWWNTQVHAGYMSAINANSSGIAALAWETIKKEPESIDAALAFFNIQNQLKALVSSVPVALPSLIADAIAQKSANIGAWQLCGVALAAAHTPSKALAAVLALAPYNGARRVAIESSLSRASSNECIVIAVREDIEEVTTLVANIVIANPERLRDLDWTSLVWFDILDQVIAGGGILAIEEADRLLGLQTIIQRGEGSVRVWGPLVRARLADLSHVMNRSDAWKLIPENLTTAILKLTAEGWLSGVLNGTASVVGLEEPLRSEATSGLKGNMVLLSIAQKSSAQFINIINELYPQSDNDCVALLNSMSHSHDYRLAPALAKSLGQLIQDRSWRSAAAHSANIVRLRDDFQPLCRECLNIMPLWDCITLSWKMGDSVQISPDDAWQMFEQTLAELYSQGPTHNEIWSRCGGKDEHLSSEGNGIAQWHRCIKHVRAGNGPDALNLLQTALRDFSENAVLKVLRDSHSLK